A window from Luteibacter flocculans encodes these proteins:
- a CDS encoding dermonecrotic toxin domain-containing protein, with protein sequence MAFGPRCDGRAGACAVGHGPLKCAPVSRKVTIMKGFPFGSRLLAGLVVAALSASTAQAYTTITYYADEDHPNSADHDDVGHTPGTPLSLPDSTLGFRMQADARAYWEMASKAHALPIPDARSVAKALLLQRLGVDGDAYVVAHFATSQDWAQGKPDHTMPLTDALMEAFPEHDRHSTFAAWADTVGGVMTGGQASPGPLAFIEQARHCRSVRQCFSSIGGYLWSHTGPGYIYNLFFARGNVVETVREDARSLDEAFGVFAVGKGFAGPSDLVLSQVVRAFEADGVFSELPYVRKLHADMDAYWAANRDEWPVLARYRFVQQAREARVKGKLTQEAYAQVMREGAPRVPLEGAITLAQLRDGSRAPGGRAVRRLDINGYFATDLLRFVASDGSEVLYLPGAAEPFLEFANEEKLRQWVLAQTDDARKLDALLSRFSRYDRQDGTFWTGVEHGLENIAKGQWKADASAIDHADVVMAGDVFVDLCAQVDNRMREDARILASTAWEGWRTTLNRTAALLGPIGYLPPLAIPVQLGTGLVGLGTGLDEGFRGRTSEARKRGLGQAAMTFVANVPLGVAYASVGKAGEGQTPARFVPPRRVNGKIGYLMGPPKAPMMPEEAHPQFDPLPTSSVWTQPGPHAEVRSGGYVVMVVPENSVDRVSAVIDLKKKTIDELHRQLSDVEEPATTRNGHGFLVSTDRSMAFRVDSRSPMTLVENGGFGPSQEFFDVDPMLEGPATIGSRSLRGSGVVFKYWPQDSTKKHLGDFHQYAVWARGREVADVADNEIAGADHALEEVHFAADIPASDIYIIDSMNPDYAKAISEIVESDHVATPYGVPIEAFTEYLAGRLDIHAPNRFSEQRL encoded by the coding sequence TTGGCTTTCGGCCCGCGCTGTGACGGGCGAGCCGGAGCATGCGCGGTTGGGCATGGCCCACTAAAGTGCGCGCCAGTCTCAAGGAAGGTCACCATCATGAAAGGATTTCCGTTCGGCTCCCGTCTTCTGGCGGGGCTTGTCGTAGCCGCGCTATCGGCGAGCACAGCACAGGCGTATACGACGATTACCTACTACGCCGATGAGGATCATCCGAACTCGGCCGACCACGACGATGTCGGGCACACGCCAGGAACGCCGTTGTCGCTTCCGGATTCGACACTCGGCTTCCGCATGCAGGCGGATGCGCGCGCCTACTGGGAGATGGCCTCCAAGGCCCATGCGTTGCCGATACCGGACGCCCGTAGCGTCGCCAAGGCACTCCTTCTTCAACGACTGGGCGTGGACGGCGACGCGTACGTGGTCGCGCATTTCGCCACGTCCCAGGACTGGGCACAGGGGAAGCCCGACCACACCATGCCGCTCACCGACGCACTCATGGAGGCGTTTCCGGAGCACGACCGGCATTCGACCTTCGCGGCATGGGCGGACACCGTGGGCGGCGTGATGACAGGTGGGCAGGCCAGCCCGGGCCCGCTCGCTTTCATCGAGCAGGCCCGTCACTGCCGCAGCGTGCGACAGTGTTTTTCAAGCATCGGCGGTTATCTTTGGAGCCACACCGGGCCGGGTTACATCTACAACCTGTTCTTCGCCAGAGGCAATGTGGTGGAGACAGTACGCGAGGATGCCCGTTCGCTGGACGAGGCCTTTGGTGTGTTTGCTGTCGGCAAGGGGTTCGCTGGGCCGAGCGACCTCGTTCTGTCCCAGGTTGTCCGCGCCTTCGAGGCGGATGGCGTGTTCTCCGAACTGCCCTACGTCCGCAAGCTTCATGCCGACATGGACGCCTATTGGGCGGCAAATCGAGACGAATGGCCGGTTCTCGCCCGGTATCGTTTCGTCCAGCAGGCCCGTGAGGCACGTGTAAAGGGAAAGCTTACCCAGGAAGCCTATGCGCAGGTCATGCGCGAGGGTGCGCCACGCGTGCCTCTCGAAGGAGCGATCACGCTTGCGCAGCTCCGTGACGGGAGCCGGGCACCAGGCGGGCGAGCGGTGCGCCGGCTGGATATCAATGGATACTTCGCTACTGACCTTCTGCGCTTCGTCGCCTCGGATGGAAGCGAAGTTCTCTACTTGCCAGGGGCTGCCGAGCCCTTCCTGGAATTCGCCAACGAGGAGAAGCTGCGTCAATGGGTGCTGGCGCAGACGGATGACGCACGGAAACTGGATGCGCTGCTCTCGCGCTTCTCTCGCTACGACCGCCAGGACGGCACGTTCTGGACCGGCGTTGAGCATGGGCTGGAAAACATCGCAAAAGGCCAGTGGAAAGCGGATGCCAGCGCGATCGACCATGCCGATGTGGTAATGGCGGGCGACGTTTTTGTGGATCTGTGCGCGCAGGTCGACAACCGCATGCGCGAGGATGCCCGCATTCTCGCCAGTACCGCTTGGGAGGGATGGCGCACGACGCTCAATCGCACGGCAGCGTTGCTAGGCCCTATCGGCTATCTGCCTCCGCTGGCCATTCCCGTTCAGTTGGGGACGGGTCTTGTGGGCCTGGGCACCGGACTCGACGAAGGATTCCGTGGAAGGACGAGCGAAGCAAGAAAACGTGGTCTTGGTCAGGCGGCCATGACGTTCGTGGCCAACGTGCCGCTAGGCGTCGCGTATGCGAGCGTCGGCAAGGCAGGTGAAGGTCAGACGCCGGCACGTTTCGTTCCACCTCGTCGGGTAAACGGCAAAATCGGGTACCTGATGGGGCCGCCGAAAGCACCGATGATGCCTGAGGAGGCCCATCCGCAGTTCGATCCGCTGCCTACGAGCAGCGTTTGGACGCAGCCCGGTCCGCATGCCGAAGTGCGCAGCGGCGGCTATGTGGTTATGGTCGTGCCGGAGAACAGTGTCGACCGGGTGTCCGCCGTCATCGATCTGAAAAAGAAAACGATCGACGAACTGCATCGCCAGCTGAGTGATGTCGAAGAGCCTGCGACCACACGTAATGGGCATGGCTTTCTGGTATCGACGGACCGGTCCATGGCGTTTCGTGTGGACTCCCGTTCTCCTATGACTCTGGTGGAAAACGGCGGGTTCGGGCCGTCCCAGGAGTTCTTCGATGTGGATCCCATGCTGGAGGGGCCGGCAACGATCGGCAGTCGTTCGCTGCGAGGCAGCGGCGTGGTCTTCAAGTACTGGCCGCAGGATTCCACGAAAAAGCATCTTGGAGACTTCCACCAGTACGCGGTCTGGGCACGCGGGCGAGAGGTCGCCGACGTGGCTGACAACGAAATAGCAGGCGCCGATCATGCGCTCGAAGAAGTCCATTTCGCCGCGGACATTCCTGCCAGCGACATCTACATCATCGACTCCATGAATCCTGACTATGCCAAGGCCATCAGCGAGATCGTCGAGTCCGACCACGTTGCCACCCCTTACGGCGTCCCGATTGAGGCCTTCACCGAGTATCTGGCCGGCCGATTGGACATTCATGCACCGAACCGCTTTTCCGAGCAGCGGTTATAG